In a single window of the Debaryomyces hansenii CBS767 chromosome A complete sequence genome:
- a CDS encoding DEHA2A10054p (similar to uniprot|P40493 Saccharomyces cerevisiae YIL096C) produces MAKKLKGKLVNSKGLKGALARLTTKEEIIKKTEKSMEIQKDKQALKEKSIKSGKRNKKKAQNQQIQQKGLQPFNIDDKLLLVGEGDFSFAVSIIKENFIKPENLIATSFDSKDEIIQKYPTVEQNLNFLIDEGVQLLHSIDATDLVSSLKLNTTAKNKKKAKARLFSDNRNLDYIMFNFPHTGKGIKDVDRNIIDHQKLVLNYFKSCRAVFNLVNNDMENDFAGYASSAVNENKGKILLTLFEGEPYTSWNIKILGRSEDYKVERSGKFSWQMFPDYHHRRTNSVRDTTKPASERDARIYVFEQFTKKDDKRKKTDDSDSDN; encoded by the coding sequence ATGgcaaagaaattaaaagGTAAATTAGTGAATAGCAAAGGATTGAAAGGTGCCTTAGCACGTCTTACTACcaaggaagaaataattaagAAAACGGAGAAATCCATGGAAATTCAAAAGGACAAACAAGCATTGAAGGAAAAGTCCATAAAAAGTGGAAAACGaaacaagaagaaagcCCAAAACCAACAGATTCAGCAAAAAGGCTTACAGcctttcaatattgatgacAAACTCTTACTTGTTGGAGAAGGTGACTTTTCATTTGCAGTATCTATAATAAAGGAGAATTTCATAAAGCCAGAGAATCTCATAGCGACCAGCTTCGATTCTAAAGAtgaaataatacaaaaatatCCTACTGTCGAACAaaacttgaattttctTATTGACGAAGGAGTACAGTTATTACATAGTATTGACGCTACTGATCTCGTATCTTCGTTGAAGTTGAACACTACGGCtaagaacaagaagaaagcAAAAGCTAGATTATTTTCTGATAATAGGAATTTGGACTACATTATGTTCAATTTTCCACACACTGGTAAGGGTATAAAGGATGTGGACAGAAATATCATTGATCATCAAAAATTAGTATTGAACTACTTCAAGAGTTGTAGAGCAGTCTTTAACTTGgtgaataatgatatggAGAATGATTTTGCAGGATATGCATCTAGTGCAGTAAACGAAAACAAAGGCAAGATTCTTTTAACTCTATTCGAAGGTGAACCATACACTTCTTGGAACATTAAGATATTGGGTAGAAGTGAAGATTACAAAGTCGAACGTTCAGGAAAATTTAGCTGGCAAATGTTCCCAGATTATCACCATAGACGGACTAACAGTGTACGTGATACAACTAAGCCCGCATCAGAGAGAGACGCAAGAATATACGTGTTCGAACAATTTACTAAGAAGGATGATAAGAGAAAGAAAACCGATGATTCTGATTCGGACAATTGA
- a CDS encoding DEHA2A10098p (some similarities with uniprot|P40009 Saccharomyces cerevisiae YER005W YND1 Yeast Nucleoside Diphosphatase), translating to MDFLEPRKQKKVITPGPIESKEGIPYDYIVVIDAGSKGSRVYVYNWLNPVHILQNDIDLNDIADNRELKLVRRFFINSIGGRDNDEDSDSENEDNEENHNTDKEKEKGKEKDKEKSKEKGKDRDKGKYKDKDNKTGKGGDQDKEKDKPKEPENENTRRLPLVGAKKKWNKKIKPGISSFNSSPQKIGNHHLKHLLQLASIVVPKSQHSRTPIFLHSTGGMRLLPPIEQQQILDNICKYITHNSDFFIPECSTHVNVIDGDVEGLYGWLSINYLIGALDNPQNHQHGKNHTTYGLLDMGGASTQVVFQPNFTEIEEHDKNLFKVKLVELPTPISGEQKKEQTGKNEDSIGSFNTPSDLNFDIYSDSFLGFGMYQAHNRYLSFLTEKYTEEHELNKPAYYGRSHTPVPDPCLPKGYTTTSVINDDSVHFTGESDFNKCLTSIFPVLHNSTHNAGSGKDENCKEFKDSDESSSCLLNDLIPAFDFDVNHFVGVSGYWDAITNLLSYEDKSARNLARSSDKKPGGKDAADTYDYKVIYNATSKLCSQSFSRLIELNNVRPEKNQMAEEELSDLCFKSSWILNFLHLGLGFPRFGIDKHATENSRFKSLELVERLGGSSFSWTLGRAILYANDEYVQAFNNFTADTIGLSEEDRITSKTNIPRSGFYHSASSSVFHFGAEQSGIFPRPQFNPPVKDAKYTIFDYETDYQPEYKESKWDIEPHRWYGSLVFISLIGFILWLLMGRSGRAALIDKTKNKLNSIFNLVKGRTGNSSYFRLNNDAGNEGDLELADFELNESSHNLHGTSAEEADNQFKIDSDED from the coding sequence ATGGATTTCTTGGAACCTAGAAAGCAGAAAAAGGTCATAACTCCAGGGCCTattgaatcaaaagaaGGCATTCCTTATGACTATATTGTAGTTATAGACGCGGGATCCAAAGGTTCAAGGGTATATGTTTATAATTGGTTGAACCCTGTGCATATTCTTCAGAATGATATAGATTTAAATGATATCGCCGATAATAGGGAGTTAAAGTTGGTAAGAAGGTTTTTCATTAACAGCATTGGTGGTAGGGATAATGACGAGGATAGTGATCTggaaaatgaagataatgagGAAAATCACAATACCGAtaaagagaaagagaaaggTAAAGAGAAAGATAAAGAGAAAAGTAAAGAGAAAGGCAAGGATAGAGATAAAGGGAAATATAAGGACAAAGACAACAAGACGGGTAAAGGTGGAGATCAGGATAAAGAGAAAGATAAACCGAAGGAACCGGAGAACGAAAATACTCGAAGATTACCTTTGGTAGGAGCCAAAAAGAAGTGGAATAAAAAGATAAAACCAGGAATCTCGTCCTTTAATTCAAGTCCACAAAAGATAGGCAATCATCATTTGAAGCACTTACTTCAATTAGCAAGTATAGTGGTTCCTAAGTCTCAGCATTCAAGAACACCCATATTTTTACATTCAACCGGAGGTATGCGATTATTACCTCCTATCgaacaacaacaaattttAGATAATATCTGCAAATATATCACACATAATTCAGATTTCTTCATCCCTGAATGTTCTACGCATGTTAACGTTATAGATGGAGATGTTGAAGGCTTATATGGTTGGCTTTctataaattatttgattggTGCGCTCGACAATCCGCAGAATCATCAGCATGGAAAGAACCATACCACTTATGGACTTTTGGATATGGGAGGAGCTTCTACTCAAGTTGTTTTCCAGCCTAATTTTACTGAGATTGAGGAGCATGATAAGAACCTCTTCAAGGTAAAACTTGTGGAACTCCCTACACCGATATCAGGCGAACAAAAAAAAGAGCAAACGGgtaaaaatgaagataGTATTGGTAGTTTCAATACTCCATCAGATCTTAATTTCGATATTTATTCAGATTCATTCTTGGGATTTGGAATGTACCAGGCTCATAATAGATATTTGTCATTTCtaactgaaaaatatacAGAAGAAcatgaattgaataaaccAGCATACTATGGTAGATCACATACTCCTGTTCCAGATCCATGCTTGCCAAAAGGTTACACTACTACATCAGTTATAAATGATGATTCCGTACACTTCACGGGTGAGAGTGACTTTAATAAGTGCTTAACTTCAATTTTCCCTGTATTGCATAACAGCACACATAATGCCGGCTCTGGAAAGGATGAAAATTGTAAGGAATTTAAAGATAGCGACGAGTCTAGCTCGTGCTTGTTGAACGATTTGATTCCAGCATTTGATTTCGATGTGAATCACTTCGTGGGGGTAAGTGGATATTGGGATGCAATTACTAACTTATTGTCGTATGAAGATAAGAGTGCAAGAAATTTAGCACGGTCATCTGATAAGAAACCGGGAGGAAAAGATGCCGCTGATACTTATGATTATAAGGTGATATACAACGCAACTTCCAAGTTATGTTCCCAATCTTTTAGTAGACTTATCGAGTTAAATAACGTAAGACCAGAGAAGAACCAAATGGCTGAAGAAGAGTTGTCCGATTTGTGTTTTAAATCGTCTtggattttgaattttttgcaTCTAGGCTTAGGGTTTCCGagatttggaattgataaACATGCAACTGAAAATAGTAGATTCAAATCATTAGAATTAGTTGAAAGATTGGGCGGATCTTCCTTTTCATGGACTCTAGGAAGAGCCATTCTTTATGcaaatgatgaatatgtACAAgcatttaataattttactGCTGATACCATTGGCTTATCTGAAGAAGACCGCATAACAAGCAAAACTAATATCCCAAGATCAGGGTTTTACCATTCAGCATCGTCCAGCGTGTTTCATTTTGGTGCTGAACAAAGTGGCATCTTCCCAAGACCTCAATTTAACCCCCCTGTCAAAGATGCTAAATACACGatttttgattatgaaACGGATTATCAACCAGAGTATAAGGAATCTAAATGGGATATAGAGCCACATCGTTGGTATGGCTCATTGGTTTTCATATCCTTAATAGGCTTTATATTATGGTTATTGATGGGTAGAAGTGGTAGAGCTGCCTTGATTGATAAGACTAAAAACAAACTTAATAGCATTTTTAATTTAGTTAAGGGCAGAACAGGCAATAGTTCATATTTCAGGTTAAATAACGATGCAGGCAATGAAGGTGACTTGGAGCTAGCAGATTTTGAGTTGAATGAACTGAGCCATAATCTTCACGGTACTTCGGCTGAAGAAGCGGATAATCAATTTAAGATCGATAGTGATGAAGATTGA
- a CDS encoding DEHA2A10120p (similar to uniprot|P25378 Saccharomyces cerevisiae YCR027C RHB1): MVKARKLAVVGSRSVGKSSMTVRYVEDHFVESYYPTIENQFSKTINYKNQDYAIEILDTAGQDEFSIMNEKHLIGIHGYLLVYSVTSRQSFELIKVIRDKILNSIGTDQIPIVLIGNKSDLNYQRQVETEEGQALAKEFGYRFLETSVRDDVNIDTAFESLIDEIEAIQNPTIKQDDKCTIM; this comes from the coding sequence ATGGTCAAAGCACGTAAACTAGCAGTGGTAGGATCTCGTTCGGTGGGAAAGTCATCGATGACAGTCAGATATGTGGAAGATCATTTTGTTGAACTGTACTATCCTACAATCGAGAATCAGTTTTCCAAGACTATAAATTACAAGAACCAAGACTATGCCATAGAGATATTGGACACAGCTGGACAGGATGAGTTCTCCATTATGAATGAGAAACATCTAATAGGTATTCATGGATACTTGTTGGTTTATTCTGTCACCTCGAGACAGTCATTCGAATTGATCAAGGTCATTAGGGAtaagatattgaattcaattggtACTGACCAAATACCAATAGTATTGATTGGTAATAAGAGCGACTTGAATTATCAAAGACAGGTAGAGACAGAGGAAGGCCAGGCATTAGCTAAAGAATTTGGTTACAGATTTTTGGAGACATCTGTCAGAGATGATGTGAATATTGATACAGCTTTTGAGAGTTTAATAGATGAGATTGAAGCCATTCAAAATCCAACTATTAAGCAAGATGACAAATGTACCATAATGTAA
- a CDS encoding DEHA2A10076p (similar to uniprot|P40492 Saccharomyces cerevisiae YIL097W FYV10) produces the protein MSEPTVNFHIQTRLTEFKIPTELIKKNFKAVQKQIEKQKKSIGEDVAKVKKNNKLPTAMKIEMINKLIKSFEIFQKRLRTSINRDEVFRSRIIARLENLSELANYTVKTNVVLESNASPIDSDDNRDESSVTPKSMEDEDRPLDLHNVNLINWYRDQTNLLIIDYLIKSNTRSDQNIGLQLLKSISQTNPKFTKLIDYDLYDNFNKVFVSIIENHDLSLVIAWFNENRSFLKKANSNLEFEINYCKFLSLIEEGDVNEAIKFSQVNLSPYGNKGNYQSQEFMNHESNLNKLKEIGGLLVYMAINEKANAQIDKSIPFSSSLVINSPRFKEYKKLLSNERWDSLSQCFIENFTKLYGISRNYPLFIYLSAGLSSLKTKSCYCNTENTIFKQYEESSESNKNIYKKDLAVLTDKKYRGPNKYYKLLNKINHCPVCSPELYKLSKNLPYAQLITSIFNNPFKLPNGNIYPFDKLLNPSEKYLSEKNTLLRMGKIKDPLTREIFLIDDCVRVYPA, from the coding sequence ATGAGTGAGCCAACAGTTAACTTTCATATTCAGACAAGACTCACGGAATTCAAAATTCCTACGGAActaatcaagaagaatttcaaaGCGGTTCAAAAGCAAATAgagaagcagaagaaatCGATTGGAGAAGATGTGGCCAAAGTTAAgaaaaataacaaattgCCTACAGCAATGAAGATTGaaatgataaataaattgataaagagTTTTgagatatttcaaaagagACTACGAACATCGATAAATAGGGATGAAGTATTCAGGTCTAGAATAATAGCACGTCTAGAAAATTTGTCTGAATTGGCGAATTATACTGTAAAAACAAATGTTGTTCTTGAACTGAATGCCAGCCCAATTGACTCAGATGATAATAGGGATGAAAGTTCGGTTACCCCAAAATCAATGGAAGATGAGGACAGACCTTTGGATTTGCATAACGTTAACCTAATTAACTGGTACAGAGACCAGACTAATTTGTTAATTATTGATTACTTGATTAAGTCAAATACAAGGTCAGATCAGAACATCGGGTTGCAATTATTAAAGAGTATATCACAAACAAATCCCAAATTCACGAAACttattgattatgatttatatgataattttaacaaggtttttgtttcaataattgagAACCACGATCTTTCATTGGTAATTGCTTGGTTCAATGAGAATAGAAGCTTCTTGAAGAAGGCGAATTCTAATttagaatttgaaataaactATTGCAAATTTTTGTCACTTATAGAAGAGGGTGATGTGAATGAAGCAATCAAGTTCTCACAGGTAAATCTTTCGCCGTACGGGAATAAAGGTAATTACCAGTCTCAAGAATTTATGAACCATGAAagtaatttgaataagttAAAGGAGATAGGTGGCTTATTAGTTTATATGGCTATTAATGAAAAGGCCAACGCACAAATAGATAAGAGCATTCCATTTTCGAGTTCCTTAGTAATTAATTCTCCACGATTTAAGGAATATAAAAAGCTATTATCGAACGAAAGATGGGACAGCTTATCTCAATGCTTTATTGAGAATTTTACCAAGTTATATGGCATTTCAAGAAACTACCCGCtattcatatatttgtCTGCTGGATTATCAAGTTTGAAGACAAAGTCATGCTATTGTAATACGGAAAACACAATTTTCAAGCAATATGAGGAATCATCGGAATCTAATAAGAACATCTATAAGAAAGATTTAGCGGTATTGACGGATAAAAAATATAGAGGACCAAATAAGTATTATAAgttgttgaataaaataaatcattgtCCAGTATGTTCGCCTGAGTTATATAAATTGAGTAAGAACTTGCCTTATGCTCAACTAATTACAagcattttcaataacCCATTCAAATTACCTAATGGAAATATCTATCCATTCGACAAATTACTAAACCCATCGGAGAAGTATTTATCGGAGAAAAATACTTTGTTACGAATGGGTAAGATTAAGGATCCGTTAACTCGTGAGATTTTTTTAATCGATGATTGTGTAAGAGTATATCCAGCTTAG